In Engraulis encrasicolus isolate BLACKSEA-1 chromosome 2, IST_EnEncr_1.0, whole genome shotgun sequence, the sequence TTAATTTCTGAGAAATTGTGTTATTGTCGCCCAAAAAAGGAAGAGATGAACATTTTGTCCAGCTTCTAATTGCTGCCATTATGTCTGAAAATGCACCAgttctccccttctctttttttcacatcCCGAGCCAAGAGGCACTCCAAGCCACGTTTCTCTTTCAAGAGCGGCCAAAACCTGTAAAACGTAAGAAAAGGGGGAGCAACGTAGGTGGAGATAGATTCCTCTTGAATCCTTTACCTTTGAAAGGCATAGTTCTCCACCACTAACTGGCTAGAGTACCCCGAAACAGACCTCGCTGAAAGCTGACTCAACCCTCCAATATGCACTGTTAACCGAGCTACTTGAGGATGAAGACGTCAGTCTCCTTTCATGGAAGCACTCTCAGTTGGTTAAGGGGATTGAGGGTTTGGGGGGAGGATATTTGATTCAACAAGAGTGAAGTCAGCCACACAAGCAGCCAAGTAGCGTGAGCCAGCACCGCACACATGAGAGAGTTTATTTGATTCTCTCTAAGCAGGGCAGACATGGCACAATAATCAGGTGGTGGCTCTTTGTAAACCAAAAACCAACAGAAATATCTCTGCTATCCTCACATTCAGCCATTTATAGTTCATAAATTATGAGATTATTGCCTGCGTCTAACGTTTGCTGCCTTTATCAGAACGTAAAGCTGGTTGATAAAGCCATGACTAAGAggttctcccttcttctctctattTTACCATTTAAGGCAGCTGTGAAAACCCCAAAAAAGTTTCTTGCTAAATATTTTTATTGGATGGCTTTTTGAGTTGGCAAGGTCCCACTTGTTGGTCCAAAATCCCTTTTTCTTGCTTTGTCTGAGACTCATTAAGGAGATTGAAAGATTGCTGAATATTACTGTGTCACCGTGGAAATCTCATTTAAAGTACCACAGACCTCTTTTCAGAAAGTAGGTCAATAACTCACCGTCTGGTTATATTTGATGACAGTTTATGGGAAACCAATGGGCTGAAATTTCATGTGCAGGATTGCATAGATTAGGTTGGGCCCACAGCTTCATAATCATTCATATCGTATTCTTGAGTCCAAACTGTGATTACCACTCCTCAATGTGTTGAGGACACTCTAATTTCTGGACCCCAGATGCTGTCTTATTTCAGGTGATTAGATGGTTTCAATAGATGGGATAGCAGCTCTCGTCTCGGCCAGACCAACGCGCACGCTGAATATGATGGCTTTCGGTTCCTCTGCACGctccctcccctgtgtgtgtgtgtttgtgtgtgtgttctccttgcagttgataaatgtgtgtgtgtgtgtgtgtgtgtgtgtgtgtgtgtgtgtgtgtgtgtgtgtgtgtgtgtgtgtgtgtgtgtgtgtgtgtgtgtgtgtgtgtgtgtgtgtgtgtgagagagagagagagacagagagagagagagagagagagagcgagagcgagagcgagagagtgggtCCTTTCAGTGTGTGAgtaatgcatatgtgtgtgtatcattaCTCCCTGCCATTGCGTGCGTCTTAAAATCCACAAAAGCACTCAGAGCCACTTCATTCCCGAGCGGAGGAACCCTTCGCTGGCCACTGGTGGGCTGGCCGGCCCTGCTTCCCctcagggaggacaggagagcagagttaATGTAACGCACACGTGCTCTTTGTTGGCAGTCTCAAGCCTCAGAAGGTCTTCTTCACCTCAGACAATGGGAactgatgaggagaggaaagggagcgGATGTGAAGGTTTGCAAGGGAATGTGactatggagagagaaagagagagagagagggagagagacagcgaggcagagggaaagagacgtgacacagacacagggagagagagacagataaaggacatacttaggaagagagagagaaagcaagaggatgaaagagaaagacaaagaatgcgacagggagagagagaacgacagagagggagagagaagatagaaaaaAAGTGAGACATATGGGCTATCTGCCATGGGATGTCCTGCCAAGAGGAACACACAATTTGACCTGTGATGATTGCCACATCTGACACAGCGTCTGCCTATGAGGGCCTTGGCTCCCAGTGCGACCCGACCAACCGACCGACTGAGCGGCCGACCATGTTtaaattgcccccccccctcaccggGCTTCCTGAATTCGACTCGCACCGTGTGGTTGGGAAACGCTATACTGATTATGTACACATTTCCCAGGATGCCAACATTTAATTGAGCAAGAGGAGTATACTAAAAGGGGCCTAGGCTGAGGCTGAGAGTGCCGACGCACGCTGAGGCTGAGAGTGCAAAGACTGGGAGATTGCAGAGACCGGTGCTTGTGACGAGGAGCAGCAGCCATTCTGTATGGAGGGAAGAATGCAGAGGAGGGCTGCAATTACCTCTGGAGAGCCCCGTCACGGCTCACTGCTCCACAGTTCACCTCCAGCAGAGCGAGGGGACCCCGAGGTGCTTTCAGGAGATTTTGATCATCAATAAAATATTTCAGCCGCCGTGAAATCGTGCACATTTTGGAAGGAACTTTTACACCCTACTCACCCCttgctttttttttacataaagaaAGATTTTTCACGCAGGGCGGTGTGAAGCTGTTGTAATAACAAGGGATCTGTGTAGGCCCCATCTTTTATAGGCTCACGACGACATTAAACTTTTGTGTGTTTAATACTCTTCAGGCTCTAATTAAAGGGGGGCTACtgattttccttttttcccccccgaCAACGAAACAAGTCTTCCATTCCCCCATCTGTATAAACAGGCTCGAACTGTAGGGGTAGCAGTCTCATTCTTCTCAGAAAATTCAGTCAGTTCGAGGCTGGGGAGGAAAAAGGCAGACCTAACATCGAAAACAGCGTTACCTAATCCCTCCTTGCTGTGGCGAAGATAAGGAGAGCTCCTTATTGACATTACCTATCAAGGTCAAAACACGGACAATAATGTCATAAGCCACAGTGATTTCCTGTGCGCTGTGCTAAACCCCATTGTGAAGTCAATGTGTTTTGTCAGACCAATACTGTGATgtcagtgtgaaaaaaacactatTGTTTTTCAATCAACTCCTCAGAAGTAAAGAACAAAACTACCCTCACAGTATCATGCCACAATGTTGTAAACATTTATTAAGGGAGTAgtacattttgctgtttttattgttCTTAGAGGAAGATTAAAAAACAGCAGAATTACACAAATACATGCAATTACACACGTCTAGAAGTATGTAAACATGGCACATACAAAAGAAACAAAAGCACAATCAGAAAGCAGTTTATCTTTTTGTGCAATATGTCAGAATCTGCAGCGGTATAGCACGTTCTATGTTGAGACTCATTGACATACTTCTGCATTTACTATTCCCATTCCATTCAAGTGCCCTCTTTAAAAAATATTCTCCTTTAATATTGCAATATGAGTCTTATGCAGACTAATTCAGAATCACAGTGGCACAAATAGAAATGGGCCTAAATCTACTTGCTACAGCAGGCAAAAGCCACTTTGAACAATATTGAAACTGCAACAATGAAATTAAGCAAAGAGCAATAATCTTAAAATATTTACTTGATGAATCTATAATTCAATAAACATTTACAACAAGATTAGACTGCCTGTGTGTATATTGGTCTCTTTTCATTTGTTATGAATAGACAACACTTCCACTTTATTTCCTATGCACAGACGAATACAAatacacatttgtttttttttctcgaatAGACTGAGTACAAGaccacaacaaataaataaacatcatgttgatatattCTATCCTCTGTCTTCTGCCAGGAAAAAATACCACAGGTGCTTGTCAGGAAAAGGGGTTACAAACCCTCCCATAAAAGACATCTGTACTGAATTTATATGCACATCATTCTCCTCTTAACCTGGCATTTCATCCTTTACTCccatcttattttattttatatacattCATATCATTTATGCTCTCTGAGCTAATGCACTTGGTTGAAGGATATTTTGTTGCAATCCAGCCACTACATTTCCCAATCCCTTCATATTAAGCAACCACTTCAGTAAACACAAAGGCCATGGTGGAAAATAGGGAATAGGCCATGACAAACCGTAGTGgctgtttgtatcagaatttgcTACTGGCATCTGGGTCGCCATTTTGAGGCGTGAGGGTCATAGTGTTGGTGAACTGGTGGCTCGTGGATGACACTGACCTCTGGGAGGAGTGCCTGAACTTCCTCCTGAAGCCCATGCCCCTCTTTTGCCGATCCCTCACATACTCCTGATAATTTTTGGTCAATAGTGTGTACAGAAATGGGTTGATACAACTGTTGCTGTAGGCCAAAGAGGTCACGATGAAGTTGACGTACACCATGGTCCTGTGAGAGATATCTCCATCTCCAAAGTAGTATATACTGAGCAGTTGCCATACCCAGAAGGGCAAGAAGCATGCCCAGTATGTCAGAATAATACTGAAGATCATGTAAAGTACTTTCTGTTTTGGGCAACTAGCCACCCCCTCAGTTGTAACAAACGCAGTCTGAGACACCCAGTAGGTTCTGGCTAATCTCAGATACAGAAAACCAATAATTAATCCAGGAGCAAGGATGCAGGTGTTAAACAACACCGTCAGGTAAACTTTGTAGGCGCCGATTTGCCAGGTTGGATGGCACATTCGTTTCAGACCACCCTTTTTGTCCACCGTACTTTTTACGTCTATCATAATCATCGTGGGCAGCGAGAGCAGGAACGATACTAACCACACCACGCAGGTGACCATCCGCCGGTAACTTCTGGATCGTCCGAAAGTATCCAGCGGGTTGACAACAGCCAGATACCTCTCCGTGCTCATGATGGTCAGGATAAAAATGCTGGCGTGCATGGTGAGAAAATCCAGACTGAAAATAATCCGGCATCCAATGTCCCCAAAGTACCAATCCTTTGCGAAATAGGTACAGACCACAAAAGGTATGGTAAAAAGATACAGGAGATCCGCTAGTGCCAGGTTCACAATGTAGACATACATAGACCCTGTCACTCGCACAGATATATTCATAACAACTAAGGTGTACGCATTCCCGACAACaccgaccaaaaacataaccgtgAGCACCATTCCAATTAAAGTTGTTACGAAGACATCGTTAGAAGGTTCGGATTGTTCTGCGTAAGAGACGGGAGTAGATGCATTGACAAATAGGCTTAAAGTTGAGTTTTCAACAGTCAATACATTTGTTGCATGTCGCCCCACTGTGCTCATGTTCATAATAGCGAAAGCGTTTGAAAAGAGACAAACCTTTAGCGCAAATCAAGCGCAAAATGAGCCGGCGACAACCTTGAATATAATAGAAGAAAGATAAGTTTCCGAAGTATTGCAAACATTGATTGGGGCTTCAAAGAACAAAATCCAATATCAATGTCTTCAAACAGCAAAATCCAATTGTCAAAAAGGCACACGTATGCCAGAGAAGTTATGAAAAACGCCCTGGCAATATCGCTGTGACTCCTCTGGAAAACGTCAGTGACAGACAATTAGGATCCCCAaagtcttctttttctctcttggtGGACTAATGGTGAAAAACAATTATCAAGGATTTGTTCCGAATGAGGACTTGAAGGTGGGATTATGCAAAATTATCTCTGCCTCTTGGTGAAGTGGATTGTCAGATATCCTAGCAGCAAACTTCGTGGCAGCATTCTGGGCAGCTGTGCGCAACAGCTATCCTTTCGCGTGTGCTTGCCGCGCTTAGGTAGCCAAGGTTAAAGCACTCCCCTCGTATGATTGCTTGGAGCAGCTGCAGAAAGACAACGGAGAAGTCCTGCGCACATTGACAGAACACCTGTGAGTAAAGAGCTAGGCTGATTctgggtgcgcgcgtgtgtgcgcgtaaatATGTGTGGCCGTGAAACAGAACGTTGTGGAATCTCGGCAATGATGTGTCGCGTGTTAGGAATTATTCTTAACCAAATTAGGCTATAGAAGGCGGTAAAATGGCTAGAAATACTCACATTAAACTAATAAGGATACGGATCAACGCGTAGTCCGTGACTTCATTGCAACCCGTAACCACGCGCTTGGAATGCGTATTGATGCAGTTCACTGCACAGAATTCCATATAATGACCATTCAAACAGGTCAAGGCAATCTGTGTGATTGTAAGTAACAATAGTAATTACCGGTCATTGGGGGTCTATGAATTGCGGTCCCCATCGATAATGGTGAGACAGGCAGGTGTCTGTGAAGTGCAACGAccacgtgtgtctgcgtgttggcGCACCTCCCGTTAATGCTTTAATTCTTCTCATTTAGCCAACACGTATTGTGTCTTGTCACACAGAGTTCTGTCGCTCCTTTTGTCTAAGGAATGTGGCTGCCTTCGTATTTCAAATTAGCTGGAGAGGGCACACAACACATTCATAAAGGCAACCCACTTTATATTACCACATCTCATCATCCTGAAGCATGAAAAGGATTTGATGGAAACATCAGTATGGTTGTAGATGCTGGTTACTCACATATAAACGAATTTGCCTTACGGAAGGAAACATGGCTGCAGCCCGCCAGAGCTGACAAATATAATCAAATCAACAATAATCTATTCAAATTATTTTCGCAAAGAGAGGCATTaggtgagtgtgtttgagaggcctgtgtgtgtgtttgtattgttacacactctctctctctctctctctctctctctctctctctctctctctctctctctctctctctctctctcatacaaagcATAGCTCTCAGGTTAGCCTGTCATCTCCAAGGGTGGCCGATGACCCAACGTGACCTAAAAGGAATCACAGCACGCAGCCACTGGGATGAATCAGTGTCAGGCAACATGGGAAAGCAATTTATACCAGCCAGCCATCATGTAAACAAACtccacagtcagacacacaatgCCAAGCGCAAGAAAAGAAAATTGGGAAAATACACCGCTTTGGTGCCTTTTCTCCACACGAGGTGTTAAGTGCATTTAAAGTGAAATGCATGGAGAATGTATTAAGGTGAGTAAGTCTACAAGAATGTTAAAAGGATCCAGCTTTTCGAAACCAATTGCAGACTTCTCGAGACAATTCAAGTGTCAGTTTCAATTTTATTCAAGTGTCTCTAATTTCAGCATAAATGGTATTCAGtcatactgtaaatatttgtaaACACTGTAATACCACCCTTTCACTTCAAGACCTCTTTACCCTTTGAATAGGTAGGCTAAACATCTGTAATGTCAGTGCACATATAAAGATAAATAAGAGTGATTCCTGCAAAAAAAAAGGGTGTGATTTGACTGAATTTGGCACAGTCATACGGGTTGGCACATCAGGAAGGATGTTAAAAAGATTTTAATCAACACCCCATTTGCGTTCATCAGGGCCGTCGGTGCTAAGTGCTTCCTCtcctttgccaaatttgatctgtttCTGGGGATCTGCGTAGCATGCAGAGTTCCAACCGGATGTGTCACCATGGAGACATAATCATGCACACCTGACATGTAGAGGGCATGCCATAATGGTGGCCTTAAGCTGATTGCTCAATTCCTGGGGTGTCACCAGACAGATAAGGGCATGGAGTAGAGTCCACAACACCCAATGACAAGTTGTCGAGGCTTATGGTATGGAAACACAGCATGAAATGACTGCTTTCTTCCAGTTGAAGAAATCCAAGTGAAGAAGGGAAAATGATAGGCAAGTCAATCAACCTTTAAGTGTCATATGCATGTTTTCCACTCATTTGAACCATAGGACATACCAGGATGTGACATTCAAGTGAACTCAGATGGGGCAAAATGAAAGTGACACTTCCTAGCCAGACCACAAGCAGGGCTTATATAGCTCTTAAAGTAACAAGAAATGGGCCTTCAAAAACATAGCCAAAGAACTTGCTGAGTGAATTTGTCAGTGATATTATCACCAGATAAAAAAGGCACGGAACCAAGTGTTTTAgtgtttggttttttttacatgttgATTATTAAAATGGCACATAAGTCTGGGGCCCAAGGAAGTACAGTACCGTGGCGAAAGGCCAAAGCCACAAGTAGCCTAAAAGATGTTTTTCAGGCATCAAGTGGTTCCCAGTGGACAGTTGGTTGGGGTATCTGGACCCAATTCTTGCTTAGAAACAATGTTTGTAACTGATTTGTTTACAGGGCTGCAGTCTGTGGGGTAGCGGGAGTCCTACTCTGTCTCTGCTGTTATTGATTTCTCCACTGTTGCCATAAAATCCAGGCTGCGGTTCATGTTCACCTTTTGTTGTCCTTCGCACTGGCCTGGTGACAAAAGAGGCcttatatatttatttgtttaccTCTAAAGCCTGGGATAGGCCTACCCATTTAAGTCTCTCATTAACGGAAACTTAGCAGAGAGCCGCTAAACAAATTGAAATCAATCTGAAAGATGAATTACTTCCTTCATGCCTGGGTTACTATGCAAGAGGATAGCCATTAAGGTTACACACTCTCACCAAGAAAGACATATGCTGTATGTGCTTCAAGGTGGCAGTAATTGACCAGTGGATGTGCACGCGTAAAGTAGTTCAGGCTTTTTCAATGTCAACAATCCATAAAAGAGGCAAGGCAGTCCAACCATACTAACCACAATGTTGGATTGAACATTCATCCATGCATCATAATTACACACATAACCCATATTTCCATATAACCTATAAATGTCATTTCCCTAGACCCATTTCATTTACATATATTCCACCAGTTCAGCTTCAATGCAGGTTTATTAAGGTGGGAATACAATGTGAAAAATGAATGCCTGCTTCATATACCTGTATTAATGGAGTCAACCATTAATATATCATTGCAGTCCATTTAGTCCATTTAACCCTATTGAAAGACTGATTTAACTGAGGAAGACTCCGGCACTCAGTAGAAGAAGATGCAACGAGATGCATTCATGTTATAAACTGCTGCCCTATCCCATGATTTACACAGTGACTTTGCCTGCAACAAGGCTTTAGATTTCCTGTTCAGTATGTGCTTTCATAACAGTAATACCATGACATGATC encodes:
- the uts2r5 gene encoding urotensin-2 receptor, with product MNMSTVGRHATNVLTVENSTLSLFVNASTPVSYAEQSEPSNDVFVTTLIGMVLTVMFLVGVVGNAYTLVVMNISVRVTGSMYVYIVNLALADLLYLFTIPFVVCTYFAKDWYFGDIGCRIIFSLDFLTMHASIFILTIMSTERYLAVVNPLDTFGRSRSYRRMVTCVVWLVSFLLSLPTMIMIDVKSTVDKKGGLKRMCHPTWQIGAYKVYLTVLFNTCILAPGLIIGFLYLRLARTYWVSQTAFVTTEGVASCPKQKVLYMIFSIILTYWACFLPFWVWQLLSIYYFGDGDISHRTMVYVNFIVTSLAYSNSCINPFLYTLLTKNYQEYVRDRQKRGMGFRRKFRHSSQRSVSSTSHQFTNTMTLTPQNGDPDASSKF